In a genomic window of Rhopalosiphum maidis isolate BTI-1 chromosome 4, ASM367621v3, whole genome shotgun sequence:
- the LOC113556602 gene encoding sodium/potassium-transporting ATPase subunit alpha-like isoform X2, producing the protein MSSLASKDYDLHGRTDSYRVATVPSQFDDNKTVDGKPKTRRKAPSSISTKYSHAENLDELKQDPYLDYHKVPLDELYQRFGTHPGTGLTHAKARENLERDGPNTLTPPITTPEWIKFAKQIFGGFSVLLWCGALLCFLAHTAETSTTEDPNDDYIYLGSSLIVVIVVTGFLSYCRQFNQGAIIRSFYETTSQFAVVIRQGESLTLRAEDLTLGDIVELKFGDRIPADLRIIESHSFKVDNSSLTGESEPQSRTPEFTHDDPLETKNFAFSSTHAVEGTAKGVVIACGDNTVMGRIAGLASSLDSRPTPIAREIIRFVNFVNITAIIIGILLFIIALMMGCYWLDAIIFMIGFLVAAVPEGLLATVTVCLTLTAKRMASKNCLVKNLEAVETLGSTSTICSDKTGTLTQNRMTVAHMWFDNQIIEADTTEDQSGVQYDRSSPGFRALARIATLCNRAEFKAGQDGVPILKKEVNGDASESALLKCMTLALGDVMSIRRRNRKVCEIPFNSTNKYQVSIHENEDSSDSRHSRYLLVMKGAPERVLDRCSTIFIGGKEKVLDEEMREAFNNAYLELGGLGERVLGFCDMLLPSDRFPKNFLFDVDEPNFPLSGMRFVGLMSMIDPPRAAVPDAVAKCRSAGIKVIMVTGDHPITAKAIAKSVGIISEGNETVEDISQRLNIPISEVNPRDANAAVVHGSELLDLPPEVLDEILRYHKEIVFARTSPQQKLTIVEGCQRIGGVVAVTGDGVNDSPALKKADIGVAMGISGSDVSKEAADMILLDDNFASIVTGIEEGRLVFDNLKKSITYTLSSNVPQLLPFIAFIMLSIPLPIGAIAILCIDLGTDMVPAISLGYEHPESDIMKRPPRNLIRDKLVNNRLISLAFGQLGVIEAFAGFFTYFVIMAENGFMPYKLIGIRREWDSRAVNDLPDSYNQEWTYQDRKSLEYTCHTGFFIAIVVVQWANLIICKTRRNSITHQGMRNMALNFSLIFETVLALFLCYLPGMDEALRMYPLKWTWWIPPIPFMLALFIYDEVRKFYIRRNPGGWLEKETYY; encoded by the exons CATGGAAGAACAGACTCATATCGTGTTGCTACAGTTCCATCTCAgtttgatgataataaaacaGTAGATGGAAAACCAAAA acaagGCGAAAAGCACCATCGTCAATTAGTACCAAGTATAGTCATGCTGAAAATTTAGATGAGTTGAAACAAGATCCATACTTGGACTATCATAAAGTACCATTAGATGAACTTTACCAAAGATTTGGAACACACCCTGgaact gggTTAACTCATGCGAAAGCTCGAGAAAATTTAGAAAGAGATGGACCTAATACTTTGACACCACCAATTACAACACCTGAATGGataaaatttgcaaaacagATTTTTGGTGGATTTTCAGTATTATTATGGTGTGGAGCACTTCTGTGTTTCTTAGCTCATACTGCAGAAACTAGTACTACAGAAGATCCAAATGATGATTAT ATTTACTTAGGTTCAAGTTTAATAGTTGTTATAGTAGTCACTGGCTTTTTATCTTACTGTCGGCAGTTTAATCAAGGTGCAATCATCCGATCATTCTATGAAACAACTTCACAG tttgctGTAGTCATACGCCAAGGTGAATCATTGACATTACGAGCTGAAGATCTTACTCTTGGTGACATTGTTGAGCTTAAGTTTGGAGACCGTATCCCAGCTGACTTAAGAATTATTGAGAGTCATTCATTTAAAGTAGATAATTCATCACTGACTGGTGAATCTGAACCACAAAGCCGCACTCCAGAATTTACTCATGATGATCCTTtggaaactaaaaattttgcATTTTCTTCCACTCATGCTGTTGAAG GAACTGCTAAGGGTGTAGTTATTGCATGTGGAGATAATACTGTCATGGGAAGAATTGCTGGATTAGCTTCAAGTTTAGATAGTCGACCAACACCAATTGCAAGGGAAATTATTCGTTTTGTGAACTTTGTTAACATAACTGCTATAATTattggaatattattattcattattgcaTTGATGATGGGTTGTTATTGGTTGGATGCCATTATTTTCATGATAG GTTTTTTGGTTGCAGCTGTTCCTGAAGGTTTGTTAGCTACAGTAACTGTTTGTTTAACATTAACTGCCAAGCGAATGGCATCTAAAAACTGTCTTGTAAAGAATTTGGAAGCAGTAGAAACACTAGGATCAACTTCAACAATTTGTTCTGACAAGACTGGCACTTTAACTCAAAATCGTATGACTGTTGCTCACATGTGGTttgataatcaaattattgaaGCAGATACTACTGAAGATCAATCTGGGGTGCAATATGATAGATCTAGTCCTGGATTTAGAGCTTTGGCAAGAATCGCAACACTCTGTAATCGAGCTGAATTTAAAGCAGGACAAGATGGTGTACCCATTCTAAAAAA ggAAGTAAATGGGGATGCTTCAGAATCTGCCTTATTGAAGTGTATGACACTTGCTCTTGGTGATGTAATGTCGATCAGAAGACGTAACCGTAAAGTTTGCGAGATACCTTTTaattcaacaaataaatatcag gtTTCAATCCATGAGAATGAAGATTCTTCAGATTCTCGACATTCacgatatttattagttatgaaAGGAGCTCCCGAACGTGTCCTTGATCGTTGCTCTACCATATTTATCGGGGGGAAAGAAAAAGTTCTTGATGAAGAAATGCGTGAAGCATTTAATAACGCTTACTTAGAATTAGGTGGTCTTGGTGAGCGCGTCCTGGGTTTTTGTGATATGTTATTACCATCAGACCGTTTTCCTAAAAATTTCCTGTTTGATGTCGATGAACCTAATTTTCCATTAAGTGGAATGCGATTTGTTGGTTTAATGTCTATGATAGATCCACCAAGAGCAGCAGTTCCAGATGCTGTGGCTAAATGCCGTTCAGCtggtataaaagttattatggtTACTGGAGATCATCCTATTACTGCTAAAGCAATTGCAAAATCTGTTGGAATTATATCTGAAGGAAATGAAACAGTTGAAGATATCTCTCAGAGATTAAATATTCCTATATCTGAAGTAAATCCAAGAGATGCTAATGCAGCTGTAGTACATGGTTCTGAATTATTAGATTTGCCTCCAGAGGTTTTGGATGAAATATTAAG gtaccATAAAGAAATAGTATTCGCAAGAACTTCGCctcaacaaaaattaactattgttGAAGGTTGTCAAAGAATTGGCGGAGTCGTTGCTGTAACTGGAGATGGTGTTAATGATTCACCGGCACTTAAAAAAGCGGATATTg gtgTTGCAATGGGAATTTCTGGATCAGATGTTTCAAAAGAAGCAGCTGACATGATTCTTTTAGATGATAATTTTGCTAGTATTGTTACTGGCATAGAAGAAGGACGTTtagtatttgataatttaaaaaagtctaTTACTTATACTCTTTCATCTAATGTTCCTCAATTATTGCCGTTCATTGCTTTTATCATGCTAAGCATACCATTGCCTATTGGTGCTATTGCTATATTATGCATTGATCTTGGTACAGATATG GTTCCAGCCATTTCATTGGGTTATGAGCATCCAGAATCAGATATAATGAAACGCCCTCCTAGAAATCTAATTAGAGATAAACTAGTGAATAACAG attaATATCTTTGGCATTTGGTCAATTGGGTGTTATTGAAGCATTTGCTGGTTTTTTCACTTATTTTGTAATCATGGCTGAAAATGGATTTATgccgtataaattaattggaaTACGTCGTGAATGGGACTCTAGAGCTGTTAATGATTTACCAGATTCTTATAACCAAGAATgg acctACCAAGACCGCAAGTCCTTAGAGTATACGTGCCATACAGGCTTTTTCATAGCTATTGTAGTAGTACAATGGGCAAATCTTATTATATGCAAGACAAGAAGAAATTCAATCACACATCAAGGAATGAG AAATATGGCTCTGAACTTCAGTTTAATATTTGAGACAGTCTTAGCTTTGTTCTTATGTTATTTACCTGGAATGGATGAAGCGTTACGCATGTATCCATTAAA atggACTTGGTGGATTCCTCCAATACCATTCATGCTAGCTTTATTCATTTATGATGAAGTAAGAAAATTTTACATAAGACGAAATCCTGGTGGATGGTTGGAGAAAGAAACATACTATTAA
- the LOC113556602 gene encoding sodium/potassium-transporting ATPase subunit alpha-like isoform X4 encodes MSSLASKDYDLHGRTDSYRVATVPSQFDDNKTVDGKPKTRRKAPSSISTKYSHAENLDELKQDPYLDYHKVPLDELYQRFGTHPGTGLTHAKARENLERDGPNTLTPPITTPEWIKFAKQIFGGFSVLLWCGALLCFLAHTAETSTTEDPNDDYFYLGVVLVAVVIITGVFSYYQQAKSSAIVDSFRNLVPQFAVVIRQGESLTLRAEDLTLGDIVELKFGDRIPADLRIIESHSFKVDNSSLTGESEPQSRTPEFTHDDPLETKNFAFSSTHAVEGTAKGVVIACGDNTVMGRIAGLASSLDSRPTPIAREIIRFVNFVNITAIIIGILLFIIALMMGCYWLDAIIFMIGFLVAAVPEGLLATVTVCLTLTAKRMASKNCLVKNLEAVETLGSTSTICSDKTGTLTQNRMTVAHMWFDNQIIEADTTEDQSGVQYDRSSPGFRALARIATLCNRAEFKAGQDGVPILKKEVNGDASESALLKCMTLALGDVMSIRRRNRKVCEIPFNSTNKYQVSIHENEDSSDSRHSRYLLVMKGAPERVLDRCSTIFIGGKEKVLDEEMREAFNNAYLELGGLGERVLGFCDMLLPSDRFPKNFLFDVDEPNFPLSGMRFVGLMSMIDPPRAAVPDAVAKCRSAGIKVIMVTGDHPITAKAIAKSVGIISEGNETVEDISQRLNIPISEVNPRDANAAVVHGSELLDLPPEVLDEILRYHKEIVFARTSPQQKLTIVEGCQRIGGVVAVTGDGVNDSPALKKADIGVAMGISGSDVSKEAADMILLDDNFASIVTGIEEGRLVFDNLKKSITYTLSSNVPQLLPFIAFIMLSIPLPIGAIAILCIDLGTDMVPAISLGYEHPESDIMKRPPRNLIRDKLVNNRCLAYHWHLNLANQT; translated from the exons CATGGAAGAACAGACTCATATCGTGTTGCTACAGTTCCATCTCAgtttgatgataataaaacaGTAGATGGAAAACCAAAA acaagGCGAAAAGCACCATCGTCAATTAGTACCAAGTATAGTCATGCTGAAAATTTAGATGAGTTGAAACAAGATCCATACTTGGACTATCATAAAGTACCATTAGATGAACTTTACCAAAGATTTGGAACACACCCTGgaact gggTTAACTCATGCGAAAGCTCGAGAAAATTTAGAAAGAGATGGACCTAATACTTTGACACCACCAATTACAACACCTGAATGGataaaatttgcaaaacagATTTTTGGTGGATTTTCAGTATTATTATGGTGTGGAGCACTTCTGTGTTTCTTAGCTCATACTGCAGAAACTAGTACTACAGAAGATCCAAATGATGATTAT TTTTACTTGGGAGTAGTATTAGTTGCTGTTGTCATCATCACAGGAGTCTTTTCATATTATCAACAAGCTAAATCTTCTGCAATTGTGGATTCATTTAGGAATTTAGTTCCTCAG tttgctGTAGTCATACGCCAAGGTGAATCATTGACATTACGAGCTGAAGATCTTACTCTTGGTGACATTGTTGAGCTTAAGTTTGGAGACCGTATCCCAGCTGACTTAAGAATTATTGAGAGTCATTCATTTAAAGTAGATAATTCATCACTGACTGGTGAATCTGAACCACAAAGCCGCACTCCAGAATTTACTCATGATGATCCTTtggaaactaaaaattttgcATTTTCTTCCACTCATGCTGTTGAAG GAACTGCTAAGGGTGTAGTTATTGCATGTGGAGATAATACTGTCATGGGAAGAATTGCTGGATTAGCTTCAAGTTTAGATAGTCGACCAACACCAATTGCAAGGGAAATTATTCGTTTTGTGAACTTTGTTAACATAACTGCTATAATTattggaatattattattcattattgcaTTGATGATGGGTTGTTATTGGTTGGATGCCATTATTTTCATGATAG GTTTTTTGGTTGCAGCTGTTCCTGAAGGTTTGTTAGCTACAGTAACTGTTTGTTTAACATTAACTGCCAAGCGAATGGCATCTAAAAACTGTCTTGTAAAGAATTTGGAAGCAGTAGAAACACTAGGATCAACTTCAACAATTTGTTCTGACAAGACTGGCACTTTAACTCAAAATCGTATGACTGTTGCTCACATGTGGTttgataatcaaattattgaaGCAGATACTACTGAAGATCAATCTGGGGTGCAATATGATAGATCTAGTCCTGGATTTAGAGCTTTGGCAAGAATCGCAACACTCTGTAATCGAGCTGAATTTAAAGCAGGACAAGATGGTGTACCCATTCTAAAAAA ggAAGTAAATGGGGATGCTTCAGAATCTGCCTTATTGAAGTGTATGACACTTGCTCTTGGTGATGTAATGTCGATCAGAAGACGTAACCGTAAAGTTTGCGAGATACCTTTTaattcaacaaataaatatcag gtTTCAATCCATGAGAATGAAGATTCTTCAGATTCTCGACATTCacgatatttattagttatgaaAGGAGCTCCCGAACGTGTCCTTGATCGTTGCTCTACCATATTTATCGGGGGGAAAGAAAAAGTTCTTGATGAAGAAATGCGTGAAGCATTTAATAACGCTTACTTAGAATTAGGTGGTCTTGGTGAGCGCGTCCTGGGTTTTTGTGATATGTTATTACCATCAGACCGTTTTCCTAAAAATTTCCTGTTTGATGTCGATGAACCTAATTTTCCATTAAGTGGAATGCGATTTGTTGGTTTAATGTCTATGATAGATCCACCAAGAGCAGCAGTTCCAGATGCTGTGGCTAAATGCCGTTCAGCtggtataaaagttattatggtTACTGGAGATCATCCTATTACTGCTAAAGCAATTGCAAAATCTGTTGGAATTATATCTGAAGGAAATGAAACAGTTGAAGATATCTCTCAGAGATTAAATATTCCTATATCTGAAGTAAATCCAAGAGATGCTAATGCAGCTGTAGTACATGGTTCTGAATTATTAGATTTGCCTCCAGAGGTTTTGGATGAAATATTAAG gtaccATAAAGAAATAGTATTCGCAAGAACTTCGCctcaacaaaaattaactattgttGAAGGTTGTCAAAGAATTGGCGGAGTCGTTGCTGTAACTGGAGATGGTGTTAATGATTCACCGGCACTTAAAAAAGCGGATATTg gtgTTGCAATGGGAATTTCTGGATCAGATGTTTCAAAAGAAGCAGCTGACATGATTCTTTTAGATGATAATTTTGCTAGTATTGTTACTGGCATAGAAGAAGGACGTTtagtatttgataatttaaaaaagtctaTTACTTATACTCTTTCATCTAATGTTCCTCAATTATTGCCGTTCATTGCTTTTATCATGCTAAGCATACCATTGCCTATTGGTGCTATTGCTATATTATGCATTGATCTTGGTACAGATATG GTTCCAGCCATTTCATTGGGTTATGAGCATCCAGAATCAGATATAATGAAACGCCCTCCTAGAAATCTAATTAGAGATAAACTAGTGAATAACAG ATGCCTGGCATATCACTGGCATTTGAACCTGGCGAATCAAACCTGA
- the LOC113556602 gene encoding sodium/potassium-transporting ATPase subunit alpha-like isoform X1 codes for MSSLASKDYDLHGRTDSYRVATVPSQFDDNKTVDGKPKTRRKAPSSISTKYSHAENLDELKQDPYLDYHKVPLDELYQRFGTHPGTGLTHAKARENLERDGPNTLTPPITTPEWIKFAKQIFGGFSVLLWCGALLCFLAHTAETSTTEDPNDDYFYLGVVLVAVVIITGVFSYYQQAKSSAIVDSFRNLVPQFAVVIRQGESLTLRAEDLTLGDIVELKFGDRIPADLRIIESHSFKVDNSSLTGESEPQSRTPEFTHDDPLETKNFAFSSTHAVEGTAKGVVIACGDNTVMGRIAGLASSLDSRPTPIAREIIRFVNFVNITAIIIGILLFIIALMMGCYWLDAIIFMIGFLVAAVPEGLLATVTVCLTLTAKRMASKNCLVKNLEAVETLGSTSTICSDKTGTLTQNRMTVAHMWFDNQIIEADTTEDQSGVQYDRSSPGFRALARIATLCNRAEFKAGQDGVPILKKEVNGDASESALLKCMTLALGDVMSIRRRNRKVCEIPFNSTNKYQVSIHENEDSSDSRHSRYLLVMKGAPERVLDRCSTIFIGGKEKVLDEEMREAFNNAYLELGGLGERVLGFCDMLLPSDRFPKNFLFDVDEPNFPLSGMRFVGLMSMIDPPRAAVPDAVAKCRSAGIKVIMVTGDHPITAKAIAKSVGIISEGNETVEDISQRLNIPISEVNPRDANAAVVHGSELLDLPPEVLDEILRYHKEIVFARTSPQQKLTIVEGCQRIGGVVAVTGDGVNDSPALKKADIGVAMGISGSDVSKEAADMILLDDNFASIVTGIEEGRLVFDNLKKSITYTLSSNVPQLLPFIAFIMLSIPLPIGAIAILCIDLGTDMVPAISLGYEHPESDIMKRPPRNLIRDKLVNNRLISLAFGQLGVIEAFAGFFTYFVIMAENGFMPYKLIGIRREWDSRAVNDLPDSYNQEWTYQDRKSLEYTCHTGFFIAIVVVQWANLIICKTRRNSITHQGMRNMALNFSLIFETVLALFLCYLPGMDEALRMYPLKWTWWIPPIPFMLALFIYDEVRKFYIRRNPGGWLEKETYY; via the exons CATGGAAGAACAGACTCATATCGTGTTGCTACAGTTCCATCTCAgtttgatgataataaaacaGTAGATGGAAAACCAAAA acaagGCGAAAAGCACCATCGTCAATTAGTACCAAGTATAGTCATGCTGAAAATTTAGATGAGTTGAAACAAGATCCATACTTGGACTATCATAAAGTACCATTAGATGAACTTTACCAAAGATTTGGAACACACCCTGgaact gggTTAACTCATGCGAAAGCTCGAGAAAATTTAGAAAGAGATGGACCTAATACTTTGACACCACCAATTACAACACCTGAATGGataaaatttgcaaaacagATTTTTGGTGGATTTTCAGTATTATTATGGTGTGGAGCACTTCTGTGTTTCTTAGCTCATACTGCAGAAACTAGTACTACAGAAGATCCAAATGATGATTAT TTTTACTTGGGAGTAGTATTAGTTGCTGTTGTCATCATCACAGGAGTCTTTTCATATTATCAACAAGCTAAATCTTCTGCAATTGTGGATTCATTTAGGAATTTAGTTCCTCAG tttgctGTAGTCATACGCCAAGGTGAATCATTGACATTACGAGCTGAAGATCTTACTCTTGGTGACATTGTTGAGCTTAAGTTTGGAGACCGTATCCCAGCTGACTTAAGAATTATTGAGAGTCATTCATTTAAAGTAGATAATTCATCACTGACTGGTGAATCTGAACCACAAAGCCGCACTCCAGAATTTACTCATGATGATCCTTtggaaactaaaaattttgcATTTTCTTCCACTCATGCTGTTGAAG GAACTGCTAAGGGTGTAGTTATTGCATGTGGAGATAATACTGTCATGGGAAGAATTGCTGGATTAGCTTCAAGTTTAGATAGTCGACCAACACCAATTGCAAGGGAAATTATTCGTTTTGTGAACTTTGTTAACATAACTGCTATAATTattggaatattattattcattattgcaTTGATGATGGGTTGTTATTGGTTGGATGCCATTATTTTCATGATAG GTTTTTTGGTTGCAGCTGTTCCTGAAGGTTTGTTAGCTACAGTAACTGTTTGTTTAACATTAACTGCCAAGCGAATGGCATCTAAAAACTGTCTTGTAAAGAATTTGGAAGCAGTAGAAACACTAGGATCAACTTCAACAATTTGTTCTGACAAGACTGGCACTTTAACTCAAAATCGTATGACTGTTGCTCACATGTGGTttgataatcaaattattgaaGCAGATACTACTGAAGATCAATCTGGGGTGCAATATGATAGATCTAGTCCTGGATTTAGAGCTTTGGCAAGAATCGCAACACTCTGTAATCGAGCTGAATTTAAAGCAGGACAAGATGGTGTACCCATTCTAAAAAA ggAAGTAAATGGGGATGCTTCAGAATCTGCCTTATTGAAGTGTATGACACTTGCTCTTGGTGATGTAATGTCGATCAGAAGACGTAACCGTAAAGTTTGCGAGATACCTTTTaattcaacaaataaatatcag gtTTCAATCCATGAGAATGAAGATTCTTCAGATTCTCGACATTCacgatatttattagttatgaaAGGAGCTCCCGAACGTGTCCTTGATCGTTGCTCTACCATATTTATCGGGGGGAAAGAAAAAGTTCTTGATGAAGAAATGCGTGAAGCATTTAATAACGCTTACTTAGAATTAGGTGGTCTTGGTGAGCGCGTCCTGGGTTTTTGTGATATGTTATTACCATCAGACCGTTTTCCTAAAAATTTCCTGTTTGATGTCGATGAACCTAATTTTCCATTAAGTGGAATGCGATTTGTTGGTTTAATGTCTATGATAGATCCACCAAGAGCAGCAGTTCCAGATGCTGTGGCTAAATGCCGTTCAGCtggtataaaagttattatggtTACTGGAGATCATCCTATTACTGCTAAAGCAATTGCAAAATCTGTTGGAATTATATCTGAAGGAAATGAAACAGTTGAAGATATCTCTCAGAGATTAAATATTCCTATATCTGAAGTAAATCCAAGAGATGCTAATGCAGCTGTAGTACATGGTTCTGAATTATTAGATTTGCCTCCAGAGGTTTTGGATGAAATATTAAG gtaccATAAAGAAATAGTATTCGCAAGAACTTCGCctcaacaaaaattaactattgttGAAGGTTGTCAAAGAATTGGCGGAGTCGTTGCTGTAACTGGAGATGGTGTTAATGATTCACCGGCACTTAAAAAAGCGGATATTg gtgTTGCAATGGGAATTTCTGGATCAGATGTTTCAAAAGAAGCAGCTGACATGATTCTTTTAGATGATAATTTTGCTAGTATTGTTACTGGCATAGAAGAAGGACGTTtagtatttgataatttaaaaaagtctaTTACTTATACTCTTTCATCTAATGTTCCTCAATTATTGCCGTTCATTGCTTTTATCATGCTAAGCATACCATTGCCTATTGGTGCTATTGCTATATTATGCATTGATCTTGGTACAGATATG GTTCCAGCCATTTCATTGGGTTATGAGCATCCAGAATCAGATATAATGAAACGCCCTCCTAGAAATCTAATTAGAGATAAACTAGTGAATAACAG attaATATCTTTGGCATTTGGTCAATTGGGTGTTATTGAAGCATTTGCTGGTTTTTTCACTTATTTTGTAATCATGGCTGAAAATGGATTTATgccgtataaattaattggaaTACGTCGTGAATGGGACTCTAGAGCTGTTAATGATTTACCAGATTCTTATAACCAAGAATgg acctACCAAGACCGCAAGTCCTTAGAGTATACGTGCCATACAGGCTTTTTCATAGCTATTGTAGTAGTACAATGGGCAAATCTTATTATATGCAAGACAAGAAGAAATTCAATCACACATCAAGGAATGAG AAATATGGCTCTGAACTTCAGTTTAATATTTGAGACAGTCTTAGCTTTGTTCTTATGTTATTTACCTGGAATGGATGAAGCGTTACGCATGTATCCATTAAA atggACTTGGTGGATTCCTCCAATACCATTCATGCTAGCTTTATTCATTTATGATGAAGTAAGAAAATTTTACATAAGACGAAATCCTGGTGGATGGTTGGAGAAAGAAACATACTATTAA